GAACAAGCGAATGGACCATACGCCGAAAAAGGCGCTCCACCTGGTCGTCATTCAGCTGGCGCTCCTTAGTGGAATGTGAGGTTAATTCTTAGATCTCAAGTGGAAAATACCGATGAAAAAAATAGATTACAAAAAAGAACTCAAGTACCTGTACAAGCCTTCCACCAAGAAGGTTGAAATTGTTGAAGTGCCAAAAATGAACTTTCTCATGATTGACGGTGAAGGAGACCCAAATACATCACAATCATTCCAGGATGCAATTGATGTCTTATATCCACTTTCCTATGCCATAAAATTTATGGTCAAAAGAGGAGAAATAGGTATTGATTATGGGGTATTGCCGTTAAAGGGTCTTTGGTGGGCTGATGATATGTCATCGTTCAGTATAGAAAATAAGAAAAACTGGAAATGGACATTGATGATTATGCAACCAGAATTTGTCACAAGAGAAATGGTAGAAAAAGCGACAGAAGAAGTAAGAAAAAAGAAAAATCCGGTTGCACTGCCCTCAGTACGATTTGAATCTTACAACGAAGGAGAGGCTGCCCAAATAATGCATATTGGACCGTTTTCAGAAGAAGGGCCGACAGTTGAGAAGGTGCATTCATTCATTGCTGATAACGGCAGCCAGAAAGTTGGTAAACATCACGAAATATATTTGACTGACATAAGGCGAGCAGCACCGGAAAAATGGAAAACAATTATCAGGCAGCCAATGTTGTAAAAGGATCTAATAAGCCGGCTCAGAAGAATAAGGACGTATAATCCCGCAAGAACCTGACTCGTGCCCATCCATATGGTTATGCAGGAGGCGAAATCAATGAGATTGAACGACCATCATATCAACCAGGAAACCTGCGAACGATGTGGATTATGCGTCGAGATATGCCCCGATCGGATCATCGGGAAAAATAAATCCGATGATATTTACTTTCGAAAAGATCGGTTTGCTCTGTGTATGCGATGTGGACATTGTATGGCGATTTGTCTTGCCAAATCAGTGATTGTTCCTGGTCTATCTTATGAAAAAGACTTTTTTGATTTGCCCAAAGGTGATGTGGATTGGAAGAGTTTCTTCACCCTGATCTCTACCCGACGGGCAGTCCGTACATACAAAAAAAAGCCGGTACCGAGAGATGTTCTTGAGAAGATCGCAGAAGCCATATCTCTGGCACCTATGGGATTCCCACCCCACAAGATAGAGATTACCATCATAAGCCGAAGGGACGACATTGAAAAGGCATTACCTTTCATGGTGAAGTTTTATGAGGATTTACAGAATTGGATAAGCAATCCCGTTTCCCGCTTTTTCATGAAGCGCAGATTGAGACCGGAAGTTTTCAACACATTAAGGAATCATGTCGTACCGATGATGAAAATCAGACTGCCTGACATGAAAAATTCCGGGGAAGATATTTTTACCAGGGGTGCGCCTGTTCTTTTCTTGTTTCATGCAAATCGGGGGGCTGAGAATCATTCAGAAGATTTGTTCATTGCCCTGACGTACGGATTTTTGGCAGCCCATGCATTGGGTCTCGGTGCGACCGCCGTCAGTCTCGTGCCTCCAGCGGTCGAAAGGATCCCGGAACTAAGGAACCTGTTTAAGATCCCTGATGAAAATGAAGTGCTTGGCTCTTTTATTACCGGTTATTTGCGACATCGCTTCAAAAGGGGTATACGAAGGCAATTGGGTGGTGTGACCTGGGTTTAGCAGGTTTTTGAAAAACGTGGCGGGCAATGGGGGGAGAACACGGAAAATCCGGAACTTTACTTTCGGTGAGGTGGATTCCGGTCCAACACTTCACTGCCCAGGGGGTTTGTCATTTTCCTCCCTCCGAGATGCCTGCAAGGGCCTTACGTCTTTTTTCCTGGACTTCATGCTTAAGTTCTCTCTTGAGTATCTTCCCTGCGGCGCTTCTTGGGAAATCCTCCACCAAGACATATTCTTTAGGGACCTTGTATGGTGAGAGACGTGTTTTGAGATAGGACTTCAGGCTTTCTTCTTCAATGGTCTTGCCGGGTTTTGGAATGATAAAAGCCGCAACCCGTTCACCCCACACCGGGTCGGGGAGGCCGATGACAGCACATTCTTGAATTTCCGGCCGAGTATACAGCGCTTCCTCCACTTCCCTGGAATATACGTTTTCCCCTCCTGTAATAATCATGTCCTTGAGCCGGTCCACGATATAGAGATAGCCATCTTCGTCAAAGCGCCCTATGTCTCCCGTCCGGAACCATCTTCCCTCCCAGAATGCCTCACGAGTACTCTCGGGATTTTCAAGGTAACCTTTCATGATATTAGGACCCCGAACGCAGATCTCTCCCTCTTCACCATCCCCCAGGGGCTCTCCGGATCGGATGTCACGGATCTGGATCTCCACGCCGGGAACCTCGGTCCCCACAGAGCCAATGACGTGTCTGTAGCGGTGATTATAAGTGACCGTCGGCGCCGCCTCTGTCATCCCGTATCCTTCATAAATCCCCAGGTCCGTCCGTTCCCTCCATTGGCGGACCAATTCCGCCGACATGCTGGCGGCCGCGGAGAAACAATACCGGACAGCCCCGATCTTTTCCTTTAGCCCCTCAAGGGCCAAAAAGCGGACATAGATGGTGGGAACCGCGAAAAGCTTGGTCACTCTACCTGAACCCAGAAGGTAAAGCACCTTGTCCATGTCAAATGAAGGAAGCAGTTCCAGGGACCCGCCACTCAGAATAGTAGCATTCAGTATATGCATCTGACCGAATACATGGCTAAAGGGCAGAAAGCACAGTGCCCTGTCGGTCTCCAGGGAGCGCTCGTTGAAAACGATCGTATTGATGGCCGCGTTGATGTTTTCATGGCTCAATTCCACACCTTTGGGAGCTCCCGTGGTTCCGCCCGTATACAGGACCACCGCTGTATCCGTTCGATCTCTGTCCAGGGCCTTGAAATCACCCTTCCCACCGTCGATGAGTTCTTGGAGCGTTACTTCACTTACAGGAGCGATTATCTTCTCCAGGATTCCTTCATGCCTCAGTCCCGAGAGATCATCAATTTTGTCATTGTCGGTGAAGACAAGCCTGGGCTTGCAATGGCTTATCAGGAGGGACAACTCCTCCCGTTTCAATAGCGCCGAGAGAGCAATCACGACTGCTCCAGCCTTCAGGACTCCAAAATAAAAGATAACCCAATCCACGGAATTTTGTGCGCAAAGCCCGATATGATCTCCGGGCCGAACCCCCATCCGTATAAGGGATGTCGCAACCCGATTTGCCAGGTTGTCGAGCTCCTCATAGGTAATGACGGCGGATCCCTCGCTCAAGGCGGGCCGCTTCGGGAAATACAGAGCGGATCGTTCAAGGTTCCTTCCAATGTTCATATTCTGTACCTCCTTGTCACATGTGGGAAGGCAAAAAAAGCGCCAATTCCGGAAGGATCGTCAATATGATGATGGCAGGTGGCAGGCAGTGGAGCGATCAAAAAAGGCCGAATACCCTGAAAGATCGGGGCGCTTGAAATTTTTCCCCACTTTTTCAGGGCCCAGACCCTTCGGGTCGGAGGCCTGATCTTGAACAAACATTGAACGTTTTTCAAAGGTCTCGTATTAAGTCCCCGGACGATTCATGATGTGTGCCAATCCAGCCGTCCCAGGTAAGTTCTTGGAAAAACGAGA
This sequence is a window from Deltaproteobacteria bacterium. Protein-coding genes within it:
- a CDS encoding GyrI-like domain-containing protein, translated to MKKIDYKKELKYLYKPSTKKVEIVEVPKMNFLMIDGEGDPNTSQSFQDAIDVLYPLSYAIKFMVKRGEIGIDYGVLPLKGLWWADDMSSFSIENKKNWKWTLMIMQPEFVTREMVEKATEEVRKKKNPVALPSVRFESYNEGEAAQIMHIGPFSEEGPTVEKVHSFIADNGSQKVGKHHEIYLTDIRRAAPEKWKTIIRQPML
- a CDS encoding nitroreductase family protein gives rise to the protein MRLNDHHINQETCERCGLCVEICPDRIIGKNKSDDIYFRKDRFALCMRCGHCMAICLAKSVIVPGLSYEKDFFDLPKGDVDWKSFFTLISTRRAVRTYKKKPVPRDVLEKIAEAISLAPMGFPPHKIEITIISRRDDIEKALPFMVKFYEDLQNWISNPVSRFFMKRRLRPEVFNTLRNHVVPMMKIRLPDMKNSGEDIFTRGAPVLFLFHANRGAENHSEDLFIALTYGFLAAHALGLGATAVSLVPPAVERIPELRNLFKIPDENEVLGSFITGYLRHRFKRGIRRQLGGVTWV
- a CDS encoding AMP-binding protein gives rise to the protein MNIGRNLERSALYFPKRPALSEGSAVITYEELDNLANRVATSLIRMGVRPGDHIGLCAQNSVDWVIFYFGVLKAGAVVIALSALLKREELSLLISHCKPRLVFTDNDKIDDLSGLRHEGILEKIIAPVSEVTLQELIDGGKGDFKALDRDRTDTAVVLYTGGTTGAPKGVELSHENINAAINTIVFNERSLETDRALCFLPFSHVFGQMHILNATILSGGSLELLPSFDMDKVLYLLGSGRVTKLFAVPTIYVRFLALEGLKEKIGAVRYCFSAAASMSAELVRQWRERTDLGIYEGYGMTEAAPTVTYNHRYRHVIGSVGTEVPGVEIQIRDIRSGEPLGDGEEGEICVRGPNIMKGYLENPESTREAFWEGRWFRTGDIGRFDEDGYLYIVDRLKDMIITGGENVYSREVEEALYTRPEIQECAVIGLPDPVWGERVAAFIIPKPGKTIEEESLKSYLKTRLSPYKVPKEYVLVEDFPRSAAGKILKRELKHEVQEKRRKALAGISEGGK